In Halorhabdus tiamatea SARL4B, a genomic segment contains:
- a CDS encoding rhomboid family intramembrane serine protease → MTTCDVCGTETNMPYHCNHCGGTFCAEHRLPENHDCPGLDDWNDPEGVFDSGFDDSVSTGRDPSSSKSLLDRIGIDTGPGGPLAYFRGNMTYVFLILMAVTFFAQELFKALFIGFDVNEFGRVVTTTPEMWELYRSIFILQAEHPEYVWTWFTSIFSHGSVSHIFLNGIVIFFFGRLVEDYVGSRDFTLLFLASGVLAGLGQIVIMLVQSDMGGVLGASGAALAILGVLTILNPGLRVYLYFVIPVPIWLLTIGMVAINVLGMFGTGGGGVANAAHLIGLAIGLAYGQHVRDRIRLPNQLQLGGGGRGPGGPGGPGGPGRGRGPF, encoded by the coding sequence ATGACGACCTGTGACGTGTGCGGCACGGAGACGAATATGCCGTATCACTGCAATCACTGCGGGGGAACGTTCTGTGCGGAACATCGCCTCCCGGAGAACCACGACTGTCCGGGGCTGGACGACTGGAACGATCCCGAGGGGGTCTTCGACAGCGGGTTCGACGACAGCGTCTCGACGGGCCGCGATCCGAGTTCCTCGAAGAGCCTCCTCGATCGGATCGGGATCGATACCGGACCCGGCGGCCCGCTGGCGTATTTCCGCGGGAACATGACGTACGTCTTCTTGATCTTGATGGCGGTCACCTTCTTCGCCCAGGAGCTGTTCAAAGCGCTGTTCATCGGCTTCGATGTCAATGAGTTCGGGAGGGTCGTGACGACGACACCCGAAATGTGGGAACTCTATCGCAGTATCTTCATTCTGCAGGCCGAACACCCCGAGTACGTCTGGACGTGGTTCACGTCGATATTTTCCCACGGCAGCGTCAGCCACATCTTCCTCAACGGGATCGTGATCTTCTTCTTCGGCCGGCTGGTCGAGGACTACGTCGGTTCGCGTGATTTCACGCTCCTGTTTCTGGCCAGCGGTGTTCTCGCCGGCCTCGGACAGATCGTGATCATGCTCGTCCAGAGCGATATGGGGGGTGTCCTCGGTGCCAGCGGCGCTGCACTGGCGATCCTGGGCGTCTTGACGATCCTGAACCCCGGCCTGCGCGTGTATCTGTACTTCGTCATTCCCGTGCCGATCTGGTTGCTGACGATCGGGATGGTCGCGATCAACGTCCTCGGCATGTTCGGTACTGGCGGCGGTGGCGTCGCCAACGCTGCCCACCTGATCGGCCTCGCGATCGGTCTCGCCTACGGCCAGCACGTCCGTGACCGGATTCGGCTTCCCAACCAACTCCAACTCGGCGGCGGCGGTCGCGGCCCCGGCGGACCGGGTGGCCCGGGCGGTCCGGGTCGCGGTCGCGGGCCGTTCTGA
- a CDS encoding SDR family oxidoreductase produces MEDHIALITGCSSGVGRASAERFLEEDWTVYATARDTDDIADLADAGAKTAALDVTNARAVERVVDRIIDEEGRIDCLVNNAGTGQFGPVEDVPTDALHDQFDVNLYGPHRLIRAVLPHMREQAAGTIVNVSSLQGRLAVPGMGAYAASKFSLEAMSDSLRAEVGPHGVDVVVVEPGVVETSFADRTDASRERLEQSGAYDAIYEGQDDRRAIEYDGVFGISPAEVATVIYDAAAMTDPDPRYVVGHGAKLILALRYLPDRWRDAAFGLFQRVTRLGR; encoded by the coding sequence ATGGAAGACCACATCGCACTCATCACCGGCTGTTCGTCTGGCGTCGGCCGAGCGAGCGCCGAACGCTTTCTCGAAGAGGACTGGACAGTCTACGCGACCGCTCGGGACACCGACGATATCGCCGACCTCGCCGACGCCGGCGCGAAGACGGCTGCCCTGGACGTCACGAACGCCCGCGCAGTCGAGCGGGTCGTCGACCGGATCATCGACGAAGAAGGCCGGATCGACTGTCTGGTCAACAACGCCGGAACCGGCCAGTTCGGCCCGGTCGAAGACGTGCCGACCGACGCACTCCACGACCAGTTCGACGTCAACCTCTATGGCCCCCACCGACTCATTCGAGCCGTCTTACCCCACATGCGCGAGCAGGCGGCGGGGACGATCGTCAACGTCTCCAGCCTCCAGGGTCGGCTTGCCGTCCCCGGTATGGGTGCCTACGCGGCTTCGAAGTTCTCCCTCGAAGCGATGAGCGACTCCCTCCGGGCCGAGGTCGGCCCCCACGGCGTCGACGTGGTCGTCGTCGAACCGGGCGTCGTGGAGACGTCGTTTGCCGACCGGACCGACGCGAGTCGCGAACGGCTCGAACAGTCCGGGGCGTACGACGCGATCTACGAGGGCCAGGACGACCGGCGGGCGATCGAGTACGACGGCGTCTTCGGGATCTCACCCGCGGAGGTCGCGACGGTGATCTACGACGCCGCGGCGATGACCGACCCCGATCCACGCTACGTGGTGGGTCACGGCGCGAAACTGATCCTGGCGTTGCGATACCTTCCCGATCGCTGGCGAGACGCCGCATTCGGTCTATTTCAGCGAGTGACCCGGCTCGGACGATGA
- a CDS encoding ATP-dependent DNA helicase, whose amino-acid sequence MGTGEHEEATWRERFGFEEPYDDQADAIETAIAAGRRQGFLAMEGPCGTGKTMAALTAGATLVREDDYERLLVVTPVKQQRRQFVADLRQLNAGLDEPLAGVALVGKRDLCPYGREDVFPPDSGVHDRCEDLRENTAELVESDGSSDDRPVADAVIRPRNDDVWWDPQTGSDLAKAARPGGIGQQAVAGALSTAGAESPYRRTQPTAPDDIGGEDPPLYCPFEADWYARNRGSPIGFDAGAESVVTADEYLPGAVERGTCPHRAMQTLVGAADVVIGNYNHLFDPASRGLIEGILDERTFVIVDEAHRVEERVRDLLSDRLGRQTIVQARNDCHQLLSLSRQSGDHKREVRAHLGSQDVPLEAVERARDFYDDLLGWLDDRIADHLDDAVGRGWRADETALPAHDLEIPLRDPDEPEPDELTRWAEQAGYDGGLFRQLDTIGLAVEDASEELGIGRTPVVAAAGVIARRWWERDHARTFREIELDHSPRDDQRIEGWRSTYTAGLTLFDCLPAESLASTFDDVGGGILMSATLAPLDVFTRVAGLDALGGDGGGGAGQPAGDQDDGRSVLTRSYGLSFPPANRASWIVDATPFTARNRGDPATMEPLGNEWNSTRDEYAHVLRAIARNPGNVLIAMPNYREATWAGAYLDGAVEKPVLVDESSSNEATEDLKGSFFAGEGKVLVTSTRGTLTEGVDYDGAKLRAAAVVGVPLVNIGSPRVRAVQRAYGDVFGEDHAFEYALTIPAVRRARQAIGRVIRGAEEVGVRAFVGARYTPDARHSVYGYLSPAEREEFVTMSPEFLPDQIDRFWAER is encoded by the coding sequence ATGGGGACGGGCGAACACGAGGAGGCGACCTGGCGGGAGCGATTCGGCTTCGAAGAGCCCTACGACGACCAGGCCGACGCGATCGAGACGGCGATCGCGGCCGGTCGCCGACAGGGCTTTCTCGCGATGGAAGGCCCGTGCGGGACCGGGAAAACGATGGCCGCCCTCACCGCCGGTGCGACACTCGTCCGCGAAGACGACTACGAGCGCCTGCTCGTGGTGACGCCGGTCAAACAGCAACGCCGCCAGTTCGTCGCCGACCTCCGACAGCTCAACGCCGGCCTCGACGAACCGCTCGCCGGCGTCGCTCTCGTTGGCAAGCGCGACCTCTGTCCCTATGGCCGGGAAGACGTGTTTCCACCGGATTCAGGGGTTCACGATCGCTGTGAGGACCTCCGAGAGAACACGGCTGAACTCGTCGAGAGCGACGGATCGAGCGACGATCGCCCCGTCGCCGACGCGGTAATCCGCCCGCGGAACGACGACGTCTGGTGGGACCCACAGACGGGCAGCGACCTGGCGAAAGCGGCCCGACCCGGCGGGATCGGTCAGCAGGCGGTCGCGGGCGCGCTGTCGACAGCAGGGGCCGAGTCGCCCTATCGCCGAACCCAGCCGACCGCCCCCGACGACATCGGCGGCGAGGACCCGCCGCTTTACTGTCCCTTCGAGGCCGACTGGTACGCCCGCAATCGGGGCTCACCGATCGGCTTCGACGCGGGCGCGGAATCGGTCGTCACCGCCGATGAGTACCTGCCCGGGGCCGTCGAACGGGGGACCTGTCCCCACCGCGCCATGCAGACGCTCGTCGGAGCCGCCGACGTGGTGATCGGCAACTACAACCACCTCTTCGATCCCGCCTCCAGGGGGTTAATCGAGGGCATCCTCGACGAGCGGACGTTCGTGATCGTCGACGAGGCCCACCGCGTAGAGGAGCGCGTCCGGGACCTGCTGTCGGACCGACTCGGTCGCCAGACGATCGTCCAGGCCCGCAACGACTGCCACCAGTTGCTCTCGCTTTCCCGCCAGAGCGGGGATCACAAACGCGAGGTCCGGGCCCACCTCGGCAGCCAGGACGTCCCCCTGGAGGCCGTCGAGCGTGCCCGGGACTTCTACGACGACCTGCTGGGCTGGCTCGACGATCGGATCGCCGACCATCTCGACGACGCAGTGGGGCGAGGCTGGCGGGCCGACGAGACGGCGTTGCCGGCCCACGACCTGGAGATCCCGCTCCGCGATCCCGACGAGCCCGAACCCGACGAACTCACGCGCTGGGCCGAGCAGGCGGGCTACGACGGCGGACTCTTCCGGCAACTCGATACGATCGGCCTGGCCGTCGAGGACGCGAGCGAGGAACTCGGCATCGGGCGCACGCCCGTCGTCGCCGCTGCCGGCGTGATCGCCCGCCGGTGGTGGGAGCGCGACCACGCGAGGACGTTCCGGGAGATCGAACTCGATCACTCCCCACGAGACGACCAGCGCATCGAAGGCTGGCGATCGACGTACACCGCCGGGCTGACGCTGTTCGATTGTCTGCCGGCGGAATCGCTGGCGTCGACGTTCGACGACGTCGGCGGCGGGATCCTGATGAGTGCGACGCTCGCCCCGCTCGACGTGTTCACGCGCGTGGCCGGGCTCGACGCGCTGGGTGGCGATGGGGGCGGTGGCGCTGGCCAGCCAGCCGGAGACCAGGACGACGGTCGCTCCGTCCTGACCCGTTCCTATGGCCTCTCCTTTCCGCCGGCGAACCGGGCAAGCTGGATCGTCGACGCGACGCCGTTTACCGCGCGAAATCGTGGCGATCCAGCGACGATGGAACCGCTCGGCAACGAGTGGAACTCGACCCGAGACGAGTACGCCCACGTCCTACGGGCCATCGCTCGCAACCCGGGCAACGTCCTGATCGCGATGCCGAACTACCGCGAGGCGACCTGGGCCGGCGCGTATCTCGACGGCGCGGTCGAGAAGCCCGTCCTCGTCGACGAGTCCTCCAGCAACGAAGCGACGGAGGACCTCAAAGGATCGTTCTTCGCCGGCGAGGGGAAGGTGCTGGTCACGAGCACCCGCGGGACGCTCACCGAGGGCGTCGACTACGACGGCGCGAAGCTCCGGGCGGCGGCGGTCGTCGGCGTCCCCTTAGTCAACATCGGCTCGCCCCGCGTCCGGGCCGTCCAGCGCGCCTACGGCGACGTCTTCGGCGAGGACCACGCCTTCGAGTACGCGCTGACGATTCCGGCGGTCAGGCGCGCCCGCCAGGCGATCGGCCGGGTGATCCGCGGGGCTGAGGAGGTCGGCGTCCGGGCCTTCGTCGGGGCGCGGTACACACCCGACGCCCGCCACTCGGTCTACGGGTATCTCTCGCCGGCCGAACGCGAGGAGTTCGTCACCATGAGTCCGGAGTTCCTGCCCGACCAGATCGATCGGTTCTGGGCGGAGCGGTGA
- a CDS encoding ArsA family ATPase, which yields MNDIDVEAVEEIDESVVPSGIEGPEYVLYGGKGGVGKTTMAAATALASARDGTATLVVSTDPAHSLSDTLETDIPAEPAQIREDIPLYAAEIDPEAALGDDPLGLEGGGLGGLGQLLGEDVTDPFTNAMPGTDEAAAIRLLIRYLDDERFDRVVVDTAPTGHTLRLLELPEVMDTMVGKLLSFRERLSGMMGTITGMFGDADEEDIEEGLDDLRVLRERIERLRTILQDPQKTDFRVVMVPEELSVMESERLLERLAAFDIPVGTIVVNRVMEDLADVADVETDWYVSPNLETCEFCQRRWDVQQKALERSQDVFRGHDVRRVPLFADEVRGEQLLRVVAACLEE from the coding sequence ATGAACGACATCGACGTCGAGGCCGTCGAGGAGATCGACGAGTCGGTCGTCCCGAGCGGAATCGAGGGGCCGGAGTACGTCCTCTACGGCGGGAAGGGCGGCGTCGGCAAGACGACGATGGCGGCGGCAACGGCACTCGCCAGCGCCCGCGACGGGACCGCCACGCTGGTCGTCTCGACCGACCCCGCCCACTCGTTGTCGGATACGCTGGAGACGGACATCCCCGCCGAGCCGGCCCAGATCCGCGAGGACATCCCCCTCTACGCCGCCGAGATAGATCCCGAAGCAGCCCTCGGCGACGACCCGCTCGGCCTCGAGGGCGGTGGACTCGGTGGCCTCGGTCAACTGCTTGGCGAGGACGTCACCGACCCCTTTACGAACGCGATGCCTGGCACGGACGAAGCGGCTGCAATTCGACTGCTCATCCGGTATCTCGACGACGAGCGCTTCGACCGGGTCGTGGTCGACACGGCTCCCACCGGCCACACACTCCGACTGCTCGAACTCCCCGAAGTGATGGACACGATGGTCGGGAAACTGCTGTCCTTCCGCGAGCGCCTGAGCGGGATGATGGGCACCATCACGGGGATGTTCGGCGACGCAGACGAGGAGGACATCGAGGAGGGCCTCGACGACCTGCGCGTCCTCCGGGAGCGGATCGAGCGCCTCCGGACGATCCTTCAGGACCCCCAGAAGACGGACTTCCGGGTCGTCATGGTGCCCGAGGAGTTGAGCGTCATGGAGTCCGAGCGCCTCCTTGAGCGACTGGCCGCCTTCGACATCCCCGTCGGGACGATCGTCGTCAACCGCGTGATGGAAGACCTGGCCGACGTCGCGGACGTCGAGACCGACTGGTACGTCTCGCCGAACCTGGAGACGTGTGAGTTCTGCCAGCGGCGCTGGGACGTCCAGCAGAAGGCGCTCGAACGCTCCCAGGACGTCTTCCGGGGCCACGACGTCCGGCGGGTGCCGCTGTTCGCCGACGAAGTCCGTGGCGAGCAGTTGCTGCGGGTCGTCGCCGCCTGTCTCGAGGAGTAG
- a CDS encoding endonuclease V: MEPVCPEFVPDPSLSREEMESLQREIADVAVFEDAFAFDPAAIEFDSPVDLGDDDQHRLTGDGPIVAGVDQAFLDDGDRALSAVVALQDGRIVDRAYAVLDTEIPYIPGLLSFREGGAILAALSNLTVEPDLLVVDGSGRIHFREAGLATHIGVVVDVPAIGVAKNLLCGTPAEPIPDRMEAGARIPIEADDSVETTESGTVIGHAVQTRQYDSGSTSINPLYVSPGHRVSAETTADIVAQCAGGYKLPEPTRLADRAADRQKRAGSPD, from the coding sequence ATGGAGCCAGTCTGCCCCGAATTCGTCCCCGATCCCTCGCTCTCCCGCGAGGAGATGGAATCTCTGCAGCGTGAAATCGCCGACGTTGCCGTCTTCGAGGACGCCTTCGCCTTCGATCCCGCAGCGATCGAGTTTGATTCACCAGTCGATTTGGGGGACGACGATCAGCACCGACTCACCGGCGACGGCCCGATCGTCGCGGGTGTCGATCAGGCGTTTCTCGACGATGGCGATCGAGCCCTGAGCGCCGTCGTCGCCCTGCAGGACGGACGTATCGTCGATCGGGCGTACGCTGTCCTCGACACCGAAATTCCGTACATCCCTGGATTGCTGAGTTTCCGCGAGGGTGGGGCGATTCTCGCGGCGCTGTCGAACCTCACTGTCGAACCTGACTTGCTCGTCGTCGACGGCAGCGGGCGTATCCACTTCCGGGAAGCCGGCCTGGCGACCCACATCGGCGTCGTGGTGGACGTCCCCGCCATCGGCGTCGCAAAGAACCTCCTCTGTGGCACGCCGGCCGAGCCGATCCCCGACCGGATGGAAGCGGGCGCACGCATCCCGATCGAGGCCGACGACAGTGTCGAGACCACCGAGTCCGGGACCGTCATCGGCCACGCGGTCCAGACCCGCCAGTACGACTCCGGGTCGACGTCGATCAACCCGCTGTACGTCAGTCCGGGCCACCGCGTGAGCGCGGAAACGACCGCAGACATCGTAGCCCAATGCGCTGGTGGGTACAAGCTACCCGAGCCCACGCGGCTGGCCGACCGGGCCGCCGATCGCCAAAAGCGTGCGGGCAGTCCGGACTGA
- a CDS encoding glycerate kinase type-2 family protein, giving the protein MIADRDRLATTPAHDVALSCVEAGIEAATPERVLRESISVEEDVLTVADSQYDLAAYDSVVVLGGGKAADVVARELERHLEGYLDRGLVVSTKPVATDTVETVAGSHPIPDADSLAGARRIFQRAQGLGEGTLVLAPITGGGSALLALPAGDITLVDLQATTEELVESGASINEINAVRKHCSAIKGGGLARAAAPATVVGLLFSDVVGDDPGVIASGPTAPDATTYEDALEILDRYDVAVPAVVREHLEAGVAGERAETPTDPAVLGHVDNHVLADAWTALSAARDIASEAGYEPLVLSSRVRGEATEAALSQLAIAEESAATGTPVEPPTVLLSAGETTVTVMGKGDGGPNLEFALRVAVERSEGIVCASVDTDGEDGGTEVAGAIVDGETLSNPQRGRAALLENDALPALEESNAVIETGPTGTNVNDLRVFVIEA; this is encoded by the coding sequence ATGATAGCCGACCGCGATCGGCTGGCGACGACGCCGGCCCACGACGTCGCGCTGTCCTGCGTCGAAGCGGGGATCGAGGCGGCGACGCCCGAGCGCGTCCTCCGGGAGTCGATCTCGGTCGAGGAGGACGTCTTGACCGTCGCTGACAGCCAATACGACCTCGCGGCCTACGACTCGGTGGTCGTCCTCGGCGGCGGGAAGGCCGCCGACGTCGTCGCCCGCGAACTCGAACGCCACCTCGAGGGCTACCTCGATCGGGGGCTCGTCGTCTCGACGAAACCAGTTGCGACTGACACCGTCGAGACAGTCGCGGGAAGTCATCCGATCCCCGACGCCGACAGTCTGGCGGGTGCCCGGCGGATCTTCCAGCGAGCCCAGGGACTGGGCGAGGGGACGCTCGTCCTCGCGCCGATCACGGGCGGCGGGAGCGCGCTGCTGGCGTTGCCCGCCGGCGACATCACCCTCGTCGACCTCCAGGCCACCACCGAGGAACTCGTCGAGAGCGGCGCGTCGATCAACGAGATCAACGCCGTTCGCAAACACTGCTCGGCGATCAAGGGCGGCGGGCTGGCCCGGGCAGCAGCCCCGGCGACAGTCGTCGGCCTGCTGTTCTCGGACGTCGTCGGCGACGACCCCGGCGTGATCGCCAGCGGGCCGACCGCACCCGACGCGACCACCTACGAGGATGCCCTCGAGATCCTGGATCGCTACGACGTGGCTGTCCCCGCTGTGGTCCGCGAGCACCTCGAAGCTGGTGTGGCCGGCGAGCGCGCGGAGACGCCCACCGATCCGGCCGTCCTGGGCCACGTCGACAACCACGTCCTCGCCGACGCCTGGACGGCACTGTCGGCTGCTCGCGACATCGCCAGCGAGGCCGGGTACGAACCGCTCGTCCTGTCCTCGCGGGTTCGCGGCGAGGCGACCGAGGCAGCCCTTTCTCAACTCGCCATCGCTGAGGAGTCTGCAGCCACCGGAACACCCGTCGAACCGCCGACCGTGCTGCTCTCGGCTGGCGAGACGACGGTCACGGTCATGGGTAAGGGCGACGGCGGCCCGAACCTCGAATTCGCGCTCCGGGTCGCCGTCGAACGGTCTGAGGGGATCGTCTGTGCCAGCGTCGACACTGACGGCGAGGACGGCGGCACCGAAGTTGCCGGTGCGATCGTCGACGGCGAAACGCTCTCGAACCCACAGCGTGGTCGGGCCGCACTGCTGGAGAACGACGCACTGCCGGCGCTCGAAGAATCCAACGCGGTGATCGAGACCGGGCCGACGGGGACGAACGTCAACGATCTGCGGGTGTTCGTGATCGAGGCGTGA
- a CDS encoding DUF5788 family protein, translating to MHEYERKQLLERVGREAATVGATIPDTIEIDGESLDLSAFVFETRRQETVPPDQRERVEAVKTKLRRERNRRVERLETDALNYDEGETLAESIVGIDRALGALEDLEPADVEAERQTAKTADRKRWMRFLQNALGQDGESGDRRARGGP from the coding sequence GTGCACGAGTACGAACGCAAACAGCTCCTCGAACGCGTCGGGCGCGAGGCCGCGACCGTTGGCGCGACGATCCCCGACACGATCGAGATCGACGGCGAATCCCTCGATCTGTCGGCGTTCGTCTTCGAGACCCGACGCCAGGAGACTGTCCCGCCGGACCAGCGCGAGCGGGTCGAGGCCGTCAAGACGAAACTTCGCCGTGAGCGCAATCGACGGGTCGAACGGCTCGAAACGGACGCACTGAACTACGACGAAGGCGAGACCCTGGCCGAGTCGATCGTGGGGATCGACCGCGCGCTGGGCGCGCTCGAAGACCTCGAACCTGCAGACGTCGAGGCTGAGCGACAGACCGCGAAGACGGCCGACCGCAAGCGCTGGATGCGGTTCCTCCAGAACGCACTCGGCCAGGACGGCGAGTCGGGCGACCGGCGGGCGCGAGGTGGCCCATGA
- the polX gene encoding DNA polymerase/3'-5' exonuclease PolX, which produces MTDNAELADRLEEFADLLEANDVEYKPRAYRRAAENVAEYPEDVADLATEGVKAVEEIDRVGEAIAAKIVEYVETGTIEELEALREELPVEMDALTSVEGVGPKTVGTLYEALGIQTLDDLEAAAEAGEIQDVSGFGAKTEQNILGGIDFAREAHERQLLGEARPRGERVREYLQDVAAVEQCELAGSLRRWKPTIGDVDALVASTEGPAVVEAFTDWDGADRVIEAGDQKASVRSGGVRIDLRVIDPSEFGAALQYFTGSKDHNVDLRNRAIDRDLKLNEYGVFDVSAVADDADDQRAGERVAGESEAGVYDALDLSWIPPELRENRGEIAAAAEGNLPELVEIDDLSGDLHVHTDWSDGNNTIEEMAAAAAERGDEYVCITDHATGPGMVGGVGLSDDELRDQRAAIEGVDEARDDITVLAGVEANISATGEVSVGDEVLETLDLVVASPHAGLDGDGTDRLIEAARHPAVDVIGHPTGRQLNRRPGLDVDVPAVAEVAAEHDTALEVNANPYRLDLEGGQVKRAIEAGATIAIDTDAHRPESFDYRRFGVHTARRGWAEDGDVLNARSADGLRAFLD; this is translated from the coding sequence ATGACGGACAACGCCGAACTCGCCGACCGTCTCGAGGAGTTCGCCGACCTGCTCGAAGCCAACGACGTCGAGTACAAGCCACGCGCCTATCGCCGGGCGGCCGAGAACGTCGCCGAGTACCCCGAGGACGTCGCCGACCTCGCCACGGAGGGCGTCAAGGCCGTCGAAGAAATCGACCGCGTCGGCGAGGCGATCGCCGCCAAGATCGTCGAGTACGTCGAGACTGGGACGATCGAGGAACTCGAAGCGTTGCGCGAGGAGTTACCTGTCGAAATGGACGCACTGACGAGCGTCGAGGGCGTCGGTCCGAAGACGGTCGGCACGCTCTACGAGGCACTCGGAATCCAGACCCTCGACGACCTCGAAGCGGCCGCCGAGGCGGGTGAAATTCAGGACGTCTCCGGGTTCGGCGCGAAGACCGAGCAGAACATCCTGGGCGGAATCGACTTCGCCAGGGAAGCCCACGAACGCCAGTTGCTGGGCGAGGCCCGGCCGCGTGGCGAGCGCGTGCGTGAGTATCTCCAGGACGTGGCGGCCGTCGAGCAGTGTGAACTCGCCGGATCGCTCCGCCGCTGGAAGCCGACGATCGGCGACGTCGACGCGCTGGTCGCGAGCACTGAGGGCCCCGCCGTCGTCGAGGCGTTCACCGACTGGGACGGGGCCGACCGGGTGATCGAGGCCGGCGACCAAAAGGCGAGCGTCCGGTCGGGGGGCGTCCGGATCGACCTCCGGGTTATCGACCCCTCGGAGTTCGGCGCGGCGTTGCAGTACTTCACGGGAAGCAAGGACCACAACGTCGACCTGCGCAACCGGGCGATCGACCGGGACCTGAAACTCAACGAGTACGGCGTCTTCGACGTCTCGGCGGTCGCGGACGACGCGGACGATCAGCGGGCGGGCGAGCGCGTCGCCGGCGAGTCAGAGGCCGGCGTCTACGACGCACTCGACCTGTCCTGGATCCCACCGGAGTTGCGGGAGAACCGCGGCGAGATCGCGGCCGCCGCCGAGGGAAACCTCCCCGAACTGGTCGAGATAGACGACCTCAGTGGCGATCTCCACGTCCACACGGACTGGTCGGACGGCAACAACACGATCGAGGAGATGGCCGCGGCCGCCGCCGAGCGGGGCGACGAGTACGTCTGCATCACCGATCACGCGACCGGGCCGGGGATGGTCGGCGGCGTCGGCCTCTCGGACGACGAACTCCGTGACCAGCGTGCGGCAATCGAGGGAGTCGACGAGGCGCGCGACGATATCACAGTGCTGGCCGGCGTCGAAGCCAACATCAGCGCGACCGGAGAGGTTTCGGTCGGCGACGAGGTGCTCGAAACGCTGGATCTGGTCGTCGCCTCGCCACACGCCGGCCTCGACGGCGACGGCACCGATCGTCTGATCGAAGCCGCACGCCACCCCGCGGTGGACGTAATCGGCCATCCGACGGGTCGACAGCTCAATCGCCGCCCCGGACTCGACGTGGACGTGCCCGCCGTCGCCGAGGTGGCGGCCGAGCACGACACGGCCCTGGAGGTCAACGCCAACCCGTACCGACTCGATCTCGAAGGGGGCCAGGTCAAGCGGGCCATCGAAGCGGGGGCGACAATCGCCATCGACACCGACGCCCACCGACCCGAATCGTTCGATTACAGGC
- a CDS encoding SDR family NAD(P)-dependent oxidoreductase, whose product MEPNLLETLDGQVALVTGANRGIGREIASGLVELDATVYGGVRDPTAALPDGVEAVEIDVTDESMIESAVEEVVTAGGQLDVLVNNAGVGGAGAGLTDVDSEAFDRILDVNLRGPSLLSKYALPHLLETDAPRIVNVSSGVGILADPIESEMPAYRISKAGINALTVSLDQTHGEDGLIANSVDPGWVATDLGGEEAPREPEKGAETPIWLSRFGPGSPSGLFWKDKQVIDF is encoded by the coding sequence ATGGAGCCAAATCTGCTGGAAACACTCGATGGACAGGTTGCCCTCGTCACGGGAGCGAATCGAGGTATCGGTCGCGAAATCGCCAGCGGCCTCGTCGAACTCGACGCGACAGTCTACGGCGGTGTCCGTGATCCGACGGCGGCCCTTCCGGACGGTGTCGAGGCTGTCGAGATCGACGTGACCGACGAATCCATGATCGAGAGCGCGGTCGAAGAGGTAGTCACCGCCGGCGGCCAGCTCGACGTCCTCGTCAACAACGCCGGCGTCGGCGGGGCCGGTGCAGGTCTCACGGACGTCGACAGCGAGGCCTTCGATCGAATCCTGGACGTGAATCTCCGCGGGCCGTCACTACTGAGTAAGTACGCACTTCCGCACTTGCTGGAGACGGACGCCCCACGGATCGTGAACGTCTCCTCCGGCGTGGGCATTCTCGCCGACCCGATCGAATCCGAAATGCCGGCCTACCGGATCTCGAAAGCTGGCATCAACGCCCTGACGGTCTCGCTTGATCAGACCCACGGCGAAGACGGACTCATCGCCAACTCCGTCGATCCCGGCTGGGTGGCGACCGACCTCGGCGGCGAGGAGGCCCCGCGCGAACCCGAGAAAGGGGCCGAGACGCCGATCTGGCTGTCACGCTTCGGTCCGGGGTCGCCGAGCGGCCTCTTCTGGAAAGACAAGCAAGTCATCGACTTTTGA